From the genome of Clavelina lepadiformis chromosome 2, kaClaLepa1.1, whole genome shotgun sequence:
CTAACTCGACCATTTAATGTTCTTGGTTTTACATTTGGGTATGAGCATTATGAGAAGGTTTAGCATAAAGACGAGTTGACCAAGTAATTATTTTGCTAAGTAAGAAAGTGTTAACAAGTATATAACACAGACAACAAACACAGTTCGTTCGGTTACTGATGAATTAAGTTACTGGTCGAGTTTTTACTTTACTTGATGAAAAATagaatttgttgttttaaatctGAAAcgaattgaaaaaatttggtAAATGTTTTTAAGCATTATATTTCTTTTCTTGATCAATTAATTTTACAGTTTAAAATAAGGTAAACTTATGGCGGATTCGCGTTGCGTTTGCGTTTCTACAAATACTTAAATTCACTTTTCGTACACTTTGAATCGTCATTGATAACCTTGTAGCAAATTAtcacaaaatatgaaaatatttacaagtttcacaactttttgttcaacgcttttcaaaagtaaaatcTTCATTTCAAGTAAAAGCGTTTCAGTGGTTACAAGCGTTTAAAATGCGTACATATACGTTATTCATATAATGCCTAACTCCAAACATGACTTTAACTCGCTACAGTTTGTGTGAAATTTCAGGGTCGGGTTTAAAAGCGACTTAGAATTTTAAATCGAATTAAATATTTCCAGTTTGTCAGGgacgtaattttttttatcagcaAACATGTTTGAACTCAGCGTCGACGCTTCTGCCTGGCACCATATTCCAACCAGTTCCcggtttacttctctttgcgtGCTCATGTTAGATGGTGCACAGTAGAGTTGTTTAGGGTCTTGGTGATTTGGAGTTTTATAACAACCATTAAGGATTCTGTACATAGTCAGTAATTATTGGAAAGATGCAGATAATGATGTTCATTAATCACCTTAGGTTCGATGTAAGTAGAACAAATAACAAACTtcaattattaaaacatttgtaatttttgttgaaatatttgtcaGCAAGTTGTTCAACGACAGCTATGAGTTGCCTGGTAATAAACATCATGTCCGAGAAATGACAAAGAACAAGCAGACAAAACTTGAAAACGAAATAATGACAACAATGACAGACATGTTTGTCGCAAGTAATGTTtgtgaagtaaaacaaataaagagTTTGAGACCAGGTTAATCTTAAACATATTGAAAGGTTTCAAGCTACGAAACCTGAAATTGCGGTGTTGATTGCTCTACTTGCGCATTATTCCTATTACATCTTGGTGCGATTATTACTTTTGCCCCTAACTCGACCATCGATCGAATTTACGATCCaaaatttacagtttaaaATAAGGTTAACTTATGGCGGATTCCGCTTCTGACCGCTCTAGCGGAGAATGTTCAAGTGATGTTGATTGGATGAAACTTCCTCCGGAACTTTGGTTGGAGATTTTCAGTTATTTGTCTCCAGTAACCATTCTCAATGTAGTTGCCTTCGTTTGTCGTAAATTCAAATCATTGACTTTTAACCTTTCATTACGGAAAGAATTGGACCTGACAAACTGGGTTGGACCTATAATAAATCTGGTACAGAATCACTTATTACTGTTTTTACTAGATATAGATGTGTTGACTTTcgacaaagattttattattCTTGGGTTATATTCAGGAGTCCTTCATTGAGAACCTCTCGCCAGTGATCGATCAAGTTTCCGAAAATTTGCGATCACTTTCATTTTGTCAAATCACTGGAAACTTTGTGTTTGGTTCAGATAAACGATGGTTGTTTtacaagttttcaaacattgttCACTTGGAATTGACAGAATGTGATTATGTCACGGCTCAAATCCTGGATGAAATCcgaaaaaactgtaaaaaaattgaaacactTAATCTTAGTGGATGCAGGTAAATGCGTTTGATAAATCAATTACAGTCTAATTAAAGTGTGAATGATCACAAAATCTGTGATTGCGTCATCAGTTACCtttaattacaataaaaaaataattcgtTACCACTTTCAAATCACTTTAAATTATTGTAAATAACTGATGATAGTctgtaaatgtaaatttacTATTTAATACTGGTGACGACAGCTATTTTTCTTAAGTGTCATATTTGCAGTAACGTCAATGATGAAGCCATAGAAGTTGTGAGCAGATTTGAGCATCTTAAAATACTGAATATCTCGGAATGTTCTAAAGTTACTGATGAtggtgttaattttattgctgaTATGCCTTGTCagattttgcattttcttagCTTCGCCGTCCAACAAATTAGCGATAGGTAACACGTCTTGTCTGGAAGATAGTTATTGCAAAGCTTTAAGTTAGCTTGTTATCAGTATGAAATATACGAAAACATTTTGATGAATGATCAAATGTACCGCagataaaacgtttattttgtACAGGGGTATAGTGAATCTCGTCACCAAACAAACTAAGATTGAGTTCTTGATTCTATCTGGAGATAACATAACTGACTACTCTGTGATTGATGCTTGCCATTGTCTtgtaaacttaaaaaaatttcatatttatGACTGCACAAATCTTACAGATAGAAGCATCTATGCGCTGTGTGGGAAAGTAAGGTATCGAATATAGATAATaacacatttaaaatttatttgctattCGTTTCAATCAATTCATCATTAAAGTTGAGTTGAAGTACAATAATGCAATCTTTTTAATCTAAGTGCAATATGTTTCTTGTAGATTGGAATGCTTGTGTTTGCAAAGAGCAACAAAAGTTTCTACCCAGGCCATTAATCATTTGTTCCGAGAGAAACCTCGGTTGAACTTGAAGGACCTTTGTATCGGCGATACAGACGCCGTTGTTGATGACACAGTAAATGCAATATCATCTGGGTAGGgttatgttttatattttagatttgAACAAAACCAATAAATCTGCTGTGTCGTGttcatttgtttaaataattcCATGACTGAAATTATATTCTGACATCCGTactatttgaagaaaaaaagttatagtCGGCAAAGCAATATTGATATGTACTTGTAACTGTAATGAATGTATGCTGTAGTggtaaatttgttgtaatttgtATCAAGTTCCTTTACTATTACATGCTTTTCTCGTAAATATTTCGCCAGATATCCTCATCTTGAGAGAATTGAACTCAACTTTTGCTGCAAAGTCACCGATAAATCAATTGACGAACTTATCAAATCATGCAGGTAGGTTAAGTCTCAAAATAATCGAGTAGTGAAATAATTCATCATGTTGGTCAATTTTCAAAGCGTTGTGTCGTGTAATATTTGAGCCGTTTTTTAATTGCTGTAGCTTAAACCACTGGTTTACTGGTTATTTGTTTCATTGATCTAACTGGAGATATTCAGCTTAAATGATTGTTCATTATGTCGGGAAAGTTTGTGACAATTTCATCGATAAAACGCAAACAAGCTCGATAAGGTTTGAGCAGTGAGGAGCCGTCGATGACTTTGACAAAGAGTTTTGCAATACGACGATAATTATTCTTACGCTAACAATTCAATGATATTGGTCTTGTTTGGTGAAAGCTTTCGGGACTTTCTTTGATAAACGCAGACAAGCTTTTCAATCATGACTTGGAACAGCATAGGAAAGATTACTTAAACACACACAATAGAACTTGAGCAAGTTCCAATAAGTAGTTGACAGTAACATTATTAGCAACATTAACAACTTTACtgttaattttcaaatttccacACTGCTTTATTACTtaacataatattttaattagacatatttttatttgcagaaaaCTAGAGGTGGTTAGTTTACAGGGACTGACAAGTTTAAAAGGCGATTGGCTTGCGGAAATAGAACGTTATTTGCCAAAACTACGTTGTCTCACTATGTCTTTTTGTAGCGGtatttctaaagaaaaagtCAAACATCTCTTTTTGCGGTGAGATCTTTTTTTGTTATGACGTGAAgtataattttaataatttaattcaataactttaattaaatcatCATCAGGTTTTATTCGGACTTTGATTAACAAAATGTTGTCAATTTGCACAATGTTAATCAACATGATCGAATTAACAAGTTTCTTCATCCCACGTTGGATTTTTGAATTAGACAGGTTTGCTTCCAATATTAATACATTCAACTCACAATGCATGCGTATTTACCAAACTACAACAACAGATTATATAACGCACATACAGGTTGATggtcatttaattttaattcgaTCATTGTATGACGTATAAATGTTGTCAGCCTAGACTTTCAGGAACACTCTTTGGTAATGGCCTGACCATTTCACTGATATTGTTTGGTTTAAATGCGGACACCAAGCGtcataaaaacagaaaaagagaattaattgaaattataGGAGAAGCACAGCTTAAACCAACATAAAATCAAGGACGTACCGATACAAAAAAACGTCCGTTCGGTCGCTCCTCCACATGGGAAAGCGACGCATAACTGGCGAGCAATATTTACAGATTACCCGCAAAAACACACTAACGATGCATCCATAGGAAACGATGtaatactaaaataaaatattagaatATTTTTCAGTATTTATGCACTTTTGTGACAGTGACAGTGTGTgtacatttttgtaaaaagtgaACTTCTTTAAATCTCAAGCTAATACTGGTTATATAGGTTGCAGATTAACAATAAAGCGATTTGACTGGTTTTACTGTTACAGGAAACCTGACCTTGAACTGTTATGGAATAGGATGCAAATCAATGAGCTTAAACATGAAGATATCGACCATGTTTTGAGGAATATTACTTTGGAAGATTTTGAGTGAAATTTGATAGAAATGCAAATGgaagtaattaataaatttgcttttcatttgattcatacaaaatattttattgtaacaTGGTCACATGATATATTGAACATCATTATTGCGTCAACAATTCGTGTTAATATGCCAACTGATTGTAGCTGGACAGACGAAAATCATAAACtttagtttcttttttggtgtAGGTTCTGAAAATCAAAGTTAACTTACTGTAGCTTGTGTGTGACTGTGGAGAGACCAACTGTTGTTAAGTGGCAAGAAAGGTATTTCTAAGAACACAAATCTAAACAGTTAAAAGTGCAAGATATTCCCACTTGGTAAGTTCGCACGACCACAAAACATAAAGACACCACCTCAATTATGaattcaaaaattaacacCACGCAAACGGTTCTAGAAATGTGCAAAGAAAGGGTAAATACAGGAAAGCAAAATTATCAAACACAATGTCAAGCCGCCATGTAGTTGTGGTGGCTTGGGGCCACACCCAGTGCCATTATATCAATTGTGAGAACGAATGCGCCATCTAGTGGCTAAAACATTGTTCATTTACAAACTGCAATCATTATGCAACATTGGAAACTTGCAccaaataactttatgtgaaaacgccgtttagtacgttaccaggtgatttcatagcaTCCGAGTTGAAACTGTAAataattcccattgccaacgttTAGTTTATCGTTTGCGATTCTGAcctatttgtgtatattttgttgaatacttccgctcacatcgccccgctttataaactcgtgctAAAATGCGAGTAACGCGCAGACAGAGAGATatcgaatcgtacgaacgtattacgttagtcgtgttaaaatgtaatttgttagacttgttttaattggtgaatgctaagtttgtgtttgtgtcataataatcggaacctgtacagttcctacaataaaggattgttttctgataaactgtatctgttaatcgtaatagctttcggttagtaacagtagtaacacgttaaggttagagatttctaaccgcacgcaaccacggagtcagatcattaattcggcaggtaaccTAAGACCGAATAGTATAAGAAGCAGTGTCTCCGCATTTTGGTGACCCCGACGTGATGAACGAACTCACGACCTTGAGATTATCTGCTTGAGGTTGAGGTATATTGAGGTCTTCTCCAAGTTAGATCTGCAACAAGCTTACCACCAAGTCCCGGTGGCTCCTGAAGACGTTCATAAGACGGCATTCGTTTGCCCCCTTGGGCAATTTGAATATACAAGACTTCCGTTTGGACTGTCGGGCGCGCCACGGACGTTTTCCAGACTCATAGGGGAAGTGGTACGTCCTCTTCAGCACCTGGGAATCTTTGCTTACCTCGATGATATCATCATTGGAAGTAGTAATCTGTCAGAACATCTTGAACACCTTAAGATGCTTTTTCAACGGCTTGATGAATTCGGCTTAACGTTGAATTTCGGCAAATGTGAATTCAACCGCCAGGCTCTTGAATACCTAGGACATCACATAAGCGCTGAGGGTATACGACCGACTCAAGGAAAAGTGCAAGCCATTCTCGACTACCCTCAGCCGAAAACCGGCAAACAGCTGAAAAGTTACTTGGGCGTTTATTGCTACTATTTTCGTTTCCTGAAGCATTGCTCAACCATGCTACAGCCGTTGTACAAGCTAGTTCCAGGCAATCGAAACAAACGCGCCCCTTTACAATGGAATGCGGAAGCAGAACGCGCGTTCGCCGACAGCAAACAAGCTATCGCAAATGCTAGCACATTGGCCTTTCCAAAACTTCACGCCCCAACTTATTTAACAGTTGACGCTTCATTGACCGGGATTGGAGCAACGTTGGAACAACAACAAGGAAACCAACTTGTCCCGTTAGCATTCTTTTCAAGACAGCTGACTGCAACTCAACAGAAATACAGTTGTTTCGACCGAGAACTGTTGGCCGCTTACAAGGCAATTCGACACTTTCGTTACTTCCTGACAGGCCGTCAGTTCACCTTACGTACTGACCATCTACCTCTGGTTTCGAGTCTCGGAAAGCACTCCGAACATTACTCACCGAGACAATTCCGACAATTGCTGTTCATTACAGAATATACGACAACCGTGGAGCACATAAAAGGTTCTGATAACGTGGTGGCGGATCTTTTGTCAAGGTCTCATAATGCAACACCCAACATTAACGCTATTTCCAGTTTTCCGCCGCCTTTGGAATATGAGAAAATAGCAGAAGCTCAAACCACAGATCCTGCCATACAAAAACTACGCGCCGCGACAACAGCACTCAAGCTTCAAGACTGCAAGCTGCCCAATAACGACGTAACaattctttgtgacgtgtccGCCGATGCAGAGCGTGTACTAGTCCCGTCATCCTTTCGGCGCCAAGTATTTTTGCACCTACATAATTTATCGCATCCTGGAAAGAAAGCCACCATCAAGCTCATCAAGGAACGATTTATCTGGACAGGAATGTGTAAACAGATCGCGACCTGGGTCCAGCAATGCCCAAACTGTCAagaaggaaaaattttccgtCACACCAAAACCGCACCAGGGACATTTAAGATTCCGGATGGTCGATTTTCGGATATAGCAATTGACTTGATTGGACCACTTCCAACCTCACACGGCTATAAATACATCCTTACGTGTATTGACCGGTATACTCGTTTCGTTCAAGCCATACCAATCCCGGATGCCACGACAGAAACCGTCGCCGCTTACTTTGTAAATCACTGGTgttccttggtcggcgttCCAGTCATCCTCACAAGTGACCGTGGACCATGTTTCACAAGTTCTGCCTGGGCGGAAATTATGCGATCTCTAGGTATTCAACACAATCTGACAACATCTTACCATCCCCAGGCCAATGGAATTACGGAACGTGCAAATGCGGAGATCAAGCGCGCCATCAAGTGTTCAGACGAACCAGAGCGTTGGTTTCACAAACTGGGTTTTATTGTCCTGGCTCTGCGAAATCGCTATCTGCAGGACCTGAAATGTACACCAGCTGAGTTAACTTTTGGACACACCTTACGTCTTCCAGGTGGTTTCTTTTCTGACTCAAAGCTTGCCTCTGCAGTTCCTACATCCAGCTACCTCGGTGCGTATCGAGACTTCATCAACGACCTTCAGTTTACACCAACGACCGCACATACGAAATTCATACAGTCCTATGTTCATCCGGATTTGAAACAGTGTGACCGCGTCTATGTGCGCTGTGACCATGTCAAAAGAGCGTTGGAACGCCCTTATGTTGGCCCGTTTCCAGTACTGGAAAGATacgaaaagtattttgttatttcccGTCAGGGAAAACCGGACCGCGTTTCCCTCGACCGTCTAAAGCCGAGCTATACTATCGATATTGATGCGCCGTTACCAGCACCACCTTCGCATCAACAacagaatttttctttgcagacaCAAGATCCTGCTCCGCAGCCATTGCCCTCCACCTCGGCGAGACAAGAAACGGTACCACCAACTGTCACCGACCCGAAGCCAACAAAACCTCCTGCGGTTATAAAGACGTCTCGAGCTGGTCGTAAAatcattccaccgaaacgTTTCACAAATTATAAAAGCAACATGTTCATTTGCTTGATGCTTTCGTGCCTCTGCATGTTCTCATCAGCCGAACAGAGGAACTTCCAACAAGATGACCAAGAATTTCTATTATGCCAACGTTCGCACTCACTCGGGTTGTATACCTTTGATAACGGCATGCATTGCCAAAAGCAGACGCCCTTCACCATACACAACTGTTCGGCTACAGTGTTTGCTCCAGATCTGCACCTCCAGAAGATTCCGGCAACAGTTTGTACTTCACAGATTACGGCCTGGAGCACCAtgtatttcttttttgggagTTACCAGAAATCGGCCAATACCATTGACGCTCACCCACCTTACAATCAGAAGTGTACGTCGTGGAATGAAACCAAGGTCTCATCGAATGGCCCACTCATTCAATCTGATCCTGCAGCGTACTCAACACGGAATGCCGTTCATTACAAGTATGTCTGGCCGACTTCAGAGTCAGGGACTGTAACCAACGACTTCCTGTATCAAACAACAATCTACTACGACTACGTCACAGACACAATGACGTCGTCGCTGGGATCGCTTGCTTCGTGCTCAATTGAGCGTGGATATTGCCTAACGGGCAatcgtatgtttatatggCGAGTACCCGCGCGTATCAACTGCCCCCCTACCAAGCCGCTTGGATCACATAAGATGCTACTTCATTACAACTCCACGTCCTTGTATAGAGTTTCCTTACCTGACCTGGGAATCTCCGTACATCACTGGAGAAAGTGTTCCGCACGTGCGAAAAGCTGCTATGGAAAAAATATtcactgcgacaacaacaactttatctttcgctACCAACAATGTACAGAGCTCGGCAGACTAGCTCTTTTTCGCCCTAATCTGCCAAGGCGGGTGTCTGATCATACGCCACACTCTGAATTCTCACGACTTCTGGCAACCTTTGACGGACAACAGGACGACCTCATTTCCGAAGTTCTAACCACTTTCAACGAAGAcaacaagttcctacattgtCAACTCACGAAGCTGATTGGCACGCTCTACAAAGCAGTTGGGAAGATTttccctactgagatactgTCTTCCACTCTTGGACATCAAGCCATGGGTTCCaaccttggagattttatgtccagagcaacatgtcactctatcaacggtaccgtcttaccgtcacttgcgtaccgCAACGCGTTCAGTCAACGCCCTCTCATCCTttatcgcgatcaaaacggccacagtcaatacggccaactcatctcagacaacattgtcttaccgggagttcatctgctggaatcgtatcgaccagctagaagttttgtcttccgagttcaTGGGGACACGGTCCTTTACCACAACTACActttatcgcacgaacatgtgcaggtgcacgaactcaacttacctttgtcgacTATACACCTCAGCTACAACGCTCCTGACTACGAGAAGATTCTCAACGAGCTGCCTGACTCCGACTCGTTCACTGACTttcaatcgctgctcagctctatgtctgaagccaacctgcTTAAGGAGAAAATGCGAAATGTCATAACAAGTCTtactactactgatgaaactatgatcaacggatcctacgtcgcagacacGTTCGCGCACGCCGCAAAACAAACGTTGCTGCTTGCATTGTCAGAAATTACGAATCCTtttctctcagcccttatCTTCGTCCTCCAGCTacttgccatgatgtgggccTTCTGTcataccatcgggtttatccgatcatCTCCGCAGCATTTGCGGTATGCCAGATCTCTTGTATCCCGTATTCGCGCTGGACGCAGCCATCGAGATGCACCTCCACAACAAGCTCAACCGTCGCCCTTGCTTCGACGTTCTCGTAATCAACCGACTTCTTCTCGATCCTCTGATGACGCGCCGCCCGCTGCGTCGTCCCGTGATGAATTCGCGGAGACAAacacactttaagttttattacCTGTATCAACGCGTTTTTTTTCGGGGCCCCGAATGTCGTATGCATGTaaccttttgcaatttctCCTTTGTCGTTGTCGACCGACAAATTTCTTGTGTATATCTTGCGTATCGCATGCTTACTAATTACTAACCTTTTCCTTACTACGTCACCTTATCTTGCAATTGTATATTTACCA
Proteins encoded in this window:
- the LOC143444988 gene encoding F-box and leucine-rich repeat protein 13-like, which translates into the protein MADSASDRSSGECSSDVDWMKLPPELWLEIFSYLSPVTILNVVAFESFIENLSPVIDQVSENLRSLSFCQITGNFVFGSDKRWLFYKFSNIVHLELTECDYVTAQILDEIRKNCKKIETLNLSGCSNVNDEAIEVVSRFEHLKILNISECSKVTDDGVNFIADMPCQILHFLSFAVQQISDRGIVNLVTKQTKIEFLILSGDNITDYSVIDACHCLVNLKKFHIYDCTNLTDRSIYALCGKVRLECLCLQRATKVSTQAINHLFREKPRLNLKDLCIGDTDAVVDDTVNAISSGYPHLERIELNFCCKVTDKSIDELIKSCRKLEVVSLQGLTSLKGDWLAEIERYLPKLRCLTMSFCSGISKEKVKHLFLRKPDLELLWNRMQINELKHEDIDHVLRNITLEDFE